The window ACACCGCCTGGCGCCTTTCTTCCCATCAGGCTCGTTTATTTAATGCTGCTGATGCTTCTATCTGAGTGAAAAAAAGCGACCCGAAGGCCGCTAAGGGTGAGGTGGCTCAGGCTATTCTCGCCAGCAGGTGGCGACTGAAGCCTTTACGTAGAAACTCCATCTGGTCTCCCAGAATGTTTCTGTTGGTCAGATACAGGTATTCGTACCGGCTGGGTACGAATGGCACTGCTAATAGAGGCATGCCGGCTTCTTCCGGTGTGCGGTCTCTTTTGAAGTTGTTGCACCGGATACAGGCGCAAACGACGTTTTTCCAGATATCCCTGCCGCCCCGGGACACAGGCATGATGTGGTCCCGACTGAGCAGTTCATAAGGGAACGTCAGTCCACAGTACATGCAGGTGCTGTCATCCCGCCGGAACAGGTATTTGTTGGTCAGCGGCGGTGTTTCCATCAAATGTTTGTCGCGTCCTTCGGAAGCGATGATGGTTGGAATTTCAAGGGTGGACCGTTGTCCGTCACGTCCTGTTCCGCCTCGCAAAACAATGACGTTATCGCCGGCGCTCCAGAGTACGCGATCGTTGCAGATTAGCGTGGCCGCTTCTTCCTGGCTCATCCACTGCATGGGTTGGCCGGTTTTGTCCAATCTAAGTATGCGAGGGGTGCTCATGACTACATCTCTTCTATCTGTCTACATGCTCTGATTTTTTAAGGTTTATCTGGTTGAAATTGGCCGCCCCGCCTGGATTCGAACCAGGGTTTCCGGAGTCAAAGTCCGGTGCTTTACCAATTAAGCTACGGGGCAGTGTGAGGGTAAATTGAGGTCATCCTTGAGGCGGCATCGCCAGGAAGAATGACAGTTTCTAGTTGTTGCTGGGGATGACGACCCGTTCGTCGAACTCGTTTTCCATGACCTTTTCCTCTTTTCTGGTCTATTTCGTTAATCAAAGTGGCAACCCGGGACGGATTCGAACCATCACCTGGCGGGTTTGGAAGCCGCTGCTCTGCCAGTTAAGCTACCGGGCTGTAATACGTTTTAAGCGATAAGTGTTTTTTAGATCGCTAGTAAATGTGGTGCGTTCGGCGAGACTCGAACTCGCATGCCGATTACGGCGCCTGGTTCTAAGCCAAGTATGTCTGCCATTTCCATCACGAACGCGTGACTCTTAACCTGTCAGCTTCGCCTTCACGCGTAACTCCCCGATACGTGTGGGGATGTCGCCGGCGGCGATGCGGATCAAGTCGCTTCTTTCCAAAACGACGATCAGATCATTTTGATCGACCCGGATTTGAGTCCGATCATGACCCAGGCGGCGGTCTAGTCTCTGTTTGAGGTAAGCCGCCTGATTAGCGGCGAAACCTTCCGCCAATTGATTGCTGTACATGCTTGTTTACCTCACTATAAATGGCGGCCTGTAAGAGAATTGAACTCTTGTTTCCGGGGAGACAACCCGGCGTCTTCGCCATTGGACCAACAGGCCGTGTTCGTTTTTTCATCGTCAAAATATCTGGCGGAGAGTGAGGGATTCGAACCCCCATGCCTGTCTCCAAGCCACAGTTTTCAAGACTGCTCCATTACCGTTCTGGCAACTCTCCGTTTTGCGACTTCCTCTGTCTAAAGGTGGCGGTAGGCGCAGGACTCGAACCTGCAGAACCCCTTCGGGTTCGACGAGTTAGCAACTCGCTGCCTTACCATTCGGCCAGCCTACCTAAATTCAATAAAAAACAATAAGTTATATATTCTGTTGGCCGCTATAAAAAGGATTTAAAAAGCCAAAGTGTCCACATTGTGTCCACAGATAAAACACATCAAAAAACCAGTGAGCGCTAACCCGCTGGATTCCTATTCCTTGATAAGGGGAGGGGGTCCAGAGGTTTTGGCTTCCCTCTGAACGTGACTAAGTCACTAGGGGGAGGCTTTGCCTTTTGGCTTGCTGTTAATTGCGATCCAACTGCGTAAATAATCGCATTGCCAGTCACTAAGCAGCAGGTTGGCCACGAAGCTGCCCTGCGTAGGCTGGCTAAGCTCGTGTCCCGACTGTTCGCTGAAATGCTTGATCATGAAATGCTTCGCTGTATCTGCAATAGAGTTTTTTATCTCGCTAGGTGTGCATAAGCACTACGCGTGCCAACTTTTTAATTTCGTTGTTTTTAAAGGGAAATTACGCTTCTTCTGATCCGCCACAAAAGAAGGTGGTTAGGACTGGTGGAGTTGTCAATTCGAAAAATCGAATAATTATTCGTATTTTCGAAGTTGTCTATTTCTCAAAAGA is drawn from Hahella sp. KA22 and contains these coding sequences:
- a CDS encoding HNH endonuclease, with the translated sequence MSTPRILRLDKTGQPMQWMSQEEAATLICNDRVLWSAGDNVIVLRGGTGRDGQRSTLEIPTIIASEGRDKHLMETPPLTNKYLFRRDDSTCMYCGLTFPYELLSRDHIMPVSRGGRDIWKNVVCACIRCNNFKRDRTPEEAGMPLLAVPFVPSRYEYLYLTNRNILGDQMEFLRKGFSRHLLARIA